A genomic region of Gemmata massiliana contains the following coding sequences:
- a CDS encoding DUF4291 domain-containing protein has translation MPPQREIRADFDRETIVIYQAYSPQIAEPALDAQRFVPPFSFQRMTWIKPSFLWLMHRSNWGQKSGQERVLAVRITRAGWEEALAAGVLTSFVPGAFTSHADWSEKFANARVHVQWDPERSLRGAGLPCSSIQVGLSRHVIRAFVEDWIVGIEDYTPRVRKIYDFLQSGRADRAKRLLPSERVYSVSDEVRRRLLIDE, from the coding sequence GTGCCCCCGCAACGCGAGATCCGCGCGGACTTCGACCGCGAAACGATCGTCATCTACCAGGCTTACTCCCCTCAAATCGCCGAACCCGCACTGGACGCACAGCGCTTCGTTCCGCCGTTCTCGTTCCAGCGCATGACCTGGATCAAGCCCTCGTTCTTGTGGCTCATGCACCGCAGTAATTGGGGCCAGAAGAGCGGGCAGGAACGCGTCCTTGCCGTTCGCATCACGCGCGCCGGGTGGGAAGAGGCGCTTGCAGCGGGTGTTTTGACGTCCTTCGTTCCGGGTGCCTTCACATCGCACGCGGACTGGTCCGAGAAGTTCGCGAACGCGCGCGTTCACGTCCAGTGGGACCCGGAGCGTTCGCTGCGCGGAGCGGGGTTACCGTGTTCCAGCATTCAAGTGGGGTTGAGCCGACACGTGATCCGCGCGTTCGTGGAAGACTGGATCGTCGGCATCGAGGACTACACGCCCCGCGTGCGCAAGATCTACGACTTCCTGCAATCGGGCCGGGCCGACCGAGCCAAGCGCCTGCTCCCGTCCGAGCGCGTGTACTCAGTAAGCGACGAAGTTCGGCGCCGGCTGCTGATCGACGAATAA
- a CDS encoding RidA family protein, with the protein MQKQFLNPPALNPANGYSHVVTATAGKTIYVSGQVSLNERAEVVGKGDLRAQTEHVFENLKSALAAAGATLDDVVKVTYFVVDLKPEHLGHIREVRKKHLNQEKPPASSLVGVAALAVPDWLIEIEVIAVVAG; encoded by the coding sequence GTGCAGAAGCAGTTTCTCAACCCGCCCGCGCTGAACCCCGCGAACGGGTACTCCCACGTCGTCACCGCGACCGCCGGGAAGACGATTTACGTTTCGGGCCAGGTGAGCCTGAACGAGCGGGCCGAGGTGGTTGGTAAGGGGGATCTGCGTGCCCAGACGGAGCACGTGTTCGAGAACCTCAAGTCCGCGCTCGCGGCCGCGGGCGCGACGCTCGACGACGTGGTGAAGGTCACGTACTTCGTCGTCGACCTGAAGCCCGAGCACCTGGGGCACATCCGCGAGGTGCGGAAGAAGCACCTGAACCAGGAGAAGCCCCCGGCGAGCTCGCTGGTCGGCGTCGCGGCGCTGGCGGTCCCGGACTGGCTCATCGAGATCGAAGTGATCGCCGTCGTCGCCGGGTGA
- a CDS encoding TIGR03066 family protein codes for MRAMLLGTLAVLVCYPVLADDKKGEKIDAKKIIGKWEPKNKKKDEPTVIEFAKDGTFTLTFDLNGKEMKLTQKYKVDGNNIITTEKVDGKEVVVKTIIVKLTDTELLTKDEDGKNEETLVRIKDK; via the coding sequence ATGCGCGCGATGCTACTCGGAACGCTGGCGGTGCTGGTTTGCTACCCGGTACTTGCCGATGACAAAAAAGGGGAGAAGATCGACGCCAAAAAGATCATCGGCAAGTGGGAGCCGAAGAACAAGAAAAAAGATGAGCCGACGGTAATTGAATTCGCAAAAGATGGCACGTTCACGTTGACGTTCGATCTCAATGGCAAGGAGATGAAGCTGACTCAAAAGTACAAGGTGGATGGCAATAATATCATAACGACAGAGAAAGTAGATGGGAAGGAGGTGGTTGTCAAAACAATTATTGTCAAGCTGACGGATACCGAGTTGCTGACCAAAGACGAGGACGGGAAGAACGAGGAAACGCTCGTCCGCATCAAGGACAAGTAA
- a CDS encoding DUF1559 family PulG-like putative transporter, whose product MTRPRVPGAFTLIELLVVIAIIGVLIGLFLPAVQKVRAAAAQLLCQNNLKQIGLALHNHHSALGRFPAGRGAPTPAIFSPHAYLLPYLEQDNLRGLIDYTAPPAAFTVPPATVYDGARNYPAAATLVRTFVCPADPSDGRVFGSAFGGASYAANASSGANSGALTNADGVFYLGSAVRLGDIADGTSNTAAFSERTIGPGASNTSDLQRVMLEIPGAGDTTAATCVPANGSWNTERGAKWIVGNYGNTLYNHAETPNPPGGDCLNATQQKGRLAARSAHTGGVNVTLCDGSVRFVRNDIPLASWRALATRAGGEPGNSE is encoded by the coding sequence GTGACGCGCCCGCGCGTACCCGGGGCGTTCACGTTGATCGAACTGTTGGTCGTGATCGCCATCATCGGGGTGCTGATCGGGCTGTTCCTGCCGGCCGTGCAGAAGGTGCGCGCGGCCGCGGCCCAGCTCTTGTGCCAGAACAACCTGAAGCAGATCGGGTTGGCGCTCCACAACCACCATTCCGCGCTCGGCCGGTTCCCGGCGGGGCGCGGAGCGCCCACTCCGGCCATCTTTTCTCCCCACGCTTACCTGCTCCCGTATCTGGAGCAAGACAACCTGCGCGGGCTGATCGACTACACCGCGCCGCCGGCCGCGTTCACGGTCCCACCCGCGACTGTGTACGACGGCGCCCGAAATTACCCCGCGGCCGCGACGCTGGTGCGCACGTTCGTGTGCCCCGCGGACCCTTCCGACGGGCGCGTGTTCGGGTCGGCATTCGGGGGAGCGAGCTACGCGGCAAACGCCAGTAGCGGCGCGAACTCCGGTGCGCTGACGAACGCGGACGGGGTGTTTTACCTGGGTTCGGCGGTGCGCCTGGGGGACATCGCCGACGGCACCTCGAACACCGCGGCATTCTCCGAACGAACGATCGGGCCGGGCGCATCAAACACGAGCGACCTCCAGCGCGTGATGCTGGAAATTCCCGGTGCCGGCGACACGACCGCGGCGACGTGCGTGCCCGCGAACGGGTCGTGGAACACGGAACGCGGGGCGAAGTGGATCGTGGGGAACTACGGGAACACGTTGTACAACCACGCCGAGACACCGAATCCGCCCGGTGGCGACTGCCTGAACGCGACCCAACAAAAAGGAAGGCTCGCGGCCCGAAGTGCTCACACGGGCGGGGTGAACGTGACATTGTGCGACGGGAGCGTGCGCTTCGTGCGCAACGACATCCCGCTCGCGTCGTGGCGCGCGCTGGCGACCCGTGCGGGAGGGGAACCGGGGAACAGTGAATAA
- a CDS encoding PQQ-dependent sugar dehydrogenase codes for MRTLLLSLGALTFSTAPALAADPPAPPTLPPPFDTKSVVKHPKVIGWPAGKTPAAPAGFAVVLFAEKFDSPRWLYVLPNGDVLVAEARTLPKKDAKPEVKEGLKQSKTVTGGSANRITLLRDADKDGTPEVRETFLSDLNQPFGMALIGDQLFVANTDGVLRFPYKTGDTKITAKGTPILHLPIGGYNNHWTRNIVASADGSKLYVTVGSASNVGENGMKEEALRANILEVNPDGTGLRVFAAGLRNPVGTAWEPTTKTLWTAVNERDELGDELVPDYITSVKDGGFYGWPYSYFGKNEDPRRKGERPDLVAKATAPDLAIGSHTASLGLCFYTGSAFPEKYRGGAFIGQRGSWNRSKFAGYRVAFVPFKDGKPASGPEDFLTGFIANDDEVYGRPVCVCVAPDGALLVTDDVTDRIWRVAPVKK; via the coding sequence ATGCGCACGCTTCTCCTTTCGCTCGGCGCGCTGACCTTCAGCACTGCGCCGGCGCTAGCCGCCGATCCGCCCGCCCCGCCTACACTCCCGCCACCATTCGATACCAAGTCCGTCGTCAAACACCCGAAGGTGATCGGCTGGCCCGCCGGGAAAACGCCCGCTGCCCCTGCGGGCTTCGCAGTTGTGTTGTTTGCCGAGAAGTTCGATAGCCCGCGCTGGCTCTACGTGCTGCCGAACGGTGACGTGCTCGTGGCGGAAGCACGCACGCTCCCGAAAAAGGACGCGAAGCCCGAGGTAAAGGAAGGGCTGAAACAGTCCAAGACCGTCACCGGTGGTTCCGCGAACCGCATCACGCTGCTCCGCGACGCCGACAAGGACGGTACCCCGGAAGTGCGCGAGACGTTCCTGAGCGACCTCAACCAGCCGTTCGGAATGGCCCTCATCGGCGACCAGCTCTTCGTCGCCAACACCGACGGCGTACTCCGCTTCCCCTACAAGACCGGCGACACGAAGATCACCGCGAAGGGTACGCCGATCCTGCACCTGCCGATCGGCGGGTACAACAACCACTGGACCCGGAACATCGTGGCCAGTGCCGACGGGTCTAAGCTGTACGTTACGGTCGGGTCGGCGAGCAACGTCGGCGAGAACGGGATGAAGGAAGAGGCGCTGCGCGCCAACATCCTCGAAGTGAACCCGGACGGCACCGGGCTGCGCGTGTTCGCCGCGGGGCTGCGTAATCCGGTCGGCACCGCATGGGAGCCGACCACCAAAACGCTGTGGACCGCGGTCAACGAGCGCGACGAACTCGGCGACGAACTGGTGCCCGATTACATCACGTCCGTGAAGGACGGCGGGTTCTACGGGTGGCCGTACTCGTACTTCGGCAAGAACGAAGACCCGCGGCGCAAGGGTGAGCGCCCGGACCTCGTGGCGAAGGCCACCGCGCCGGACTTGGCGATCGGATCGCACACCGCGTCGCTGGGACTGTGTTTCTACACGGGATCTGCGTTCCCGGAGAAATATCGCGGCGGGGCGTTCATCGGCCAGCGCGGGTCGTGGAACCGGTCGAAGTTCGCGGGGTACCGGGTCGCGTTCGTGCCGTTCAAGGACGGCAAGCCGGCGAGCGGCCCCGAAGACTTCCTCACCGGCTTCATCGCCAACGACGACGAAGTGTACGGCCGCCCGGTGTGCGTGTGCGTGGCGCCCGACGGCGCGCTTCTGGTCACTGACGACGTGACTGATCGCATCTGGCGCGTCGCCCCGGTGAAGAAGTGA
- a CDS encoding OmpH family outer membrane protein: MNRTFMCLSAALGIAGVVYLTGLSHAQPPAGGAPAPGGAPAAPATRPTVAVFNMAGVMRDFGQAKYQVHLLNQRKNEMSKALLALRAEYLGHQKDLQINANHPEKDAKQQRMLALTRSIEDEDRKINKMLNDDASKIISDLYDRIKTVVDKTAEMNGYHVVFAYPDAVTPEEQNSAYIKELKLKPPAAQPFYVAPHADITGVVVKTLNAWYPPVDGQGKPVDVSKLTVDPAAPAPTTGGAPPVGGAPAGPGGGVPVPGKP; this comes from the coding sequence GTGAATCGCACGTTCATGTGCCTGTCGGCGGCCCTCGGCATTGCGGGCGTGGTGTACCTCACCGGCCTGTCGCACGCCCAGCCCCCGGCCGGCGGCGCGCCCGCGCCCGGTGGCGCACCGGCAGCCCCGGCCACGCGCCCGACGGTCGCGGTCTTCAACATGGCCGGCGTCATGCGCGACTTCGGCCAGGCGAAGTACCAGGTTCACCTGCTGAACCAGAGAAAGAACGAGATGTCCAAGGCCCTGCTCGCGCTGCGGGCCGAGTACCTCGGGCACCAGAAGGATCTGCAGATCAACGCGAACCATCCGGAAAAGGACGCTAAGCAGCAGCGCATGCTCGCCCTGACCCGGTCCATTGAGGACGAGGACCGGAAGATCAACAAGATGCTCAACGACGACGCGAGCAAGATCATTTCAGACCTGTACGACAGGATCAAGACTGTAGTGGACAAGACCGCCGAGATGAACGGCTACCACGTCGTGTTCGCGTACCCGGACGCGGTGACCCCGGAAGAACAGAACAGTGCGTACATCAAGGAACTGAAGCTGAAGCCACCGGCGGCCCAGCCGTTCTACGTGGCCCCGCACGCGGACATCACCGGCGTCGTGGTGAAGACCCTCAACGCCTGGTACCCGCCGGTCGACGGCCAGGGTAAGCCGGTAGACGTGAGCAAACTGACCGTCGATCCGGCTGCTCCCGCTCCGACCACCGGTGGTGCGCCCCCGGTTGGCGGGGCACCGGCCGGTCCGGGTGGTGGGGTGCCCGTGCCGGGCAAGCCGTAA
- a CDS encoding UDP-3-O-acyl-N-acetylglucosamine deacetylase encodes MTRPRFGTVTPGKADIVRVIGYRHQRTLAAPVSVEGVGFITGTRVSLRFLPAEPDTGLVFRRTDLPDAPTVPARAARVSGTQRRTTLGPQHTSITLVEHVLAALAGLRIDNCVVELDGAEPPGLDGSAAGFVSALSAVATVNQRTRRAIYGVSKPVIVRAPGATLGLHPTTGSELRISYRLDYGPGSPIAPQTHTLAITPDTFAHELAACRTFLTEPEAHGLRAQGVGRHLTGADLLVFGKHGPIENAVRFADEPARHKILDVIGDLALCGFDLAGHLVAYRSGHSLNVELARQLACAAGAGAEAESKSRKSTGRKVVKPASRAA; translated from the coding sequence GTGACTCGACCTCGATTCGGAACGGTTACGCCAGGGAAGGCGGACATCGTGCGCGTCATCGGCTATCGACACCAGCGAACCCTCGCCGCACCGGTTTCGGTCGAAGGCGTGGGCTTCATCACCGGGACACGGGTATCCCTACGGTTCCTGCCCGCCGAACCGGACACGGGTCTGGTGTTTCGGCGCACGGACCTGCCGGACGCGCCGACGGTACCCGCCCGCGCCGCCCGCGTGAGCGGGACGCAGCGCCGCACCACCCTCGGCCCCCAGCACACCAGCATCACGCTCGTCGAACACGTTCTGGCGGCCCTCGCCGGGCTCCGCATCGACAACTGCGTCGTGGAACTCGACGGCGCGGAACCGCCCGGGCTCGACGGGTCGGCCGCGGGCTTCGTGTCCGCGCTGTCCGCCGTCGCGACCGTGAACCAGCGCACGCGCCGGGCCATTTATGGCGTTTCCAAGCCCGTGATCGTCCGCGCGCCGGGAGCGACGCTCGGGCTGCACCCGACCACCGGCAGCGAACTGCGGATCAGCTACCGGCTCGACTACGGCCCCGGCAGCCCGATCGCGCCGCAAACGCACACGCTCGCGATCACACCCGACACGTTCGCGCACGAACTGGCCGCGTGCCGAACGTTCCTCACCGAACCCGAAGCACACGGGCTCCGCGCCCAGGGCGTCGGCCGGCACCTGACCGGCGCGGACCTGCTCGTGTTCGGCAAGCACGGACCGATCGAGAACGCGGTCCGGTTCGCCGACGAACCGGCCCGGCACAAGATCCTGGACGTGATCGGCGACCTCGCGCTGTGCGGGTTCGATCTCGCGGGCCATTTGGTCGCGTACCGGTCCGGGCACTCACTGAACGTGGAACTGGCCCGGCAACTGGCTTGTGCGGCCGGGGCCGGCGCTGAGGCCGAGTCCAAAAGTCGAAAGTCCACGGGTCGGAAAGTCGTGAAGCCCGCGAGCCGGGCCGCCTGA
- a CDS encoding Gfo/Idh/MocA family protein, translated as MDRLRMAVIGVGHLGQHHARILANLPDVNLVGVVDANPDQARAVATKLGTTPYECFEPLLDKVEAVSIVTPTIHHHSVASAFLRAGVPVLVEKPVCRTVAEADDLIALAKKAKVPLQVGHIERFNPAFEELVKRPIRAKFVEAERHGPFTGRSVDIGAVLDLMIHDLDMLLALVGGKVARVSAVGAVVFGGHEDMVNARLEFENGCIAHVTASRITRHPKRRLRIWAPEGYAGIDFVTRKLTLVQQSEEVRKYGLRVSEMDQATRARLKDEVFGRYLQVLNLDADRKHDQLTAELRHFIDCVRTGKTPRVTGTDGRDALELAERVLDALRVHPWEGTPAGPHGPGGLPTPAGFLFPPIQLARIEAA; from the coding sequence ATGGACCGTTTGCGGATGGCGGTGATTGGGGTCGGACACCTGGGACAGCACCACGCCCGCATCCTGGCGAACCTGCCGGACGTGAACCTAGTCGGCGTGGTCGACGCGAACCCGGACCAGGCCCGCGCGGTCGCCACGAAGCTCGGAACGACCCCCTACGAGTGTTTCGAGCCGCTCCTCGACAAGGTCGAAGCCGTCAGCATCGTCACCCCCACCATCCACCACCACTCGGTCGCGAGCGCGTTCCTCCGGGCCGGGGTTCCGGTCCTGGTCGAGAAGCCCGTGTGCCGCACGGTCGCGGAGGCGGACGACCTCATCGCCCTGGCGAAGAAGGCCAAAGTCCCGCTCCAAGTGGGGCACATCGAGCGGTTCAACCCGGCGTTCGAGGAGCTGGTGAAGCGCCCGATCCGCGCGAAATTTGTCGAGGCCGAGCGCCACGGGCCGTTCACCGGGCGCTCGGTGGACATCGGCGCGGTGCTCGACCTGATGATCCACGACCTCGACATGCTGCTCGCGCTCGTGGGCGGGAAGGTCGCGCGCGTCTCCGCCGTGGGCGCGGTGGTGTTCGGCGGGCACGAGGACATGGTGAACGCGCGCCTGGAGTTCGAGAACGGGTGCATCGCGCACGTCACCGCGAGCCGCATCACCCGGCACCCCAAGCGCCGGCTCCGCATCTGGGCGCCAGAGGGGTACGCGGGCATCGACTTCGTCACGCGGAAACTCACGCTGGTGCAGCAGAGCGAAGAGGTGCGGAAGTACGGGCTGCGCGTCTCCGAGATGGACCAGGCCACACGCGCGCGACTGAAGGACGAAGTGTTCGGTCGCTACCTGCAAGTGCTGAACCTGGACGCCGACCGGAAGCACGACCAGCTCACGGCGGAACTCCGCCACTTCATCGACTGCGTGCGCACCGGGAAGACGCCCCGCGTGACCGGCACCGACGGCCGTGACGCACTCGAACTCGCCGAACGGGTGCTGGACGCGCTCCGCGTTCACCCGTGGGAAGGCACGCCTGCCGGCCCACACGGTCCGGGCGGTCTACCCACCCCCGCCGGGTTCCTCTTCCCACCGATCCAGCTCGCACGCATCGAAGCAGCGTAA
- a CDS encoding S9 family peptidase, whose translation MTRCHAVVAIVVIALAPLVSAQERITGANYPLAQKFDRDFVTRNVQEASVAPQWIGKTDTFWYAARTATGNRYWRVDPTKKEKVPLFDHVVLAAALSEASKKPLDGDTLRLDRVVVAADGKKFTFAFGEGQYEYDLGANKLKATGKASAPGNGPLNAEAIERLRGQLGDERVNEMLRRLREGETEQKKDDMGGGTGGMGENQPKNPTDPASAYKNYSPDKKKYVFLLKYNLYLCDEGQPEDKATQLSTDGAEEYTFVGGFGGGGGGGGGFGKGNNTGKGGTTPTDRKTRPNVTWSPDSKAFYITRSDSRGVKDLYLVDSIADPRPKLEQYKYPMPGEELVRKTELYYCVADSKTLTRITPKWKDERYSDLRWGKSPGELRFIRRDRLRRNLEICAFDVLSSTCKCLVNEAFDAAYLDMQAPRYIEETDEFVWWSERSGWGHFYRYGRDGTFKNALTSGAWRASRIVEVDAKAGFVYIIGNGREPGENLYYTHLYRVKLDGTGLTCLDPSEEPTAASAGSTTVEGSEKPPLSGFNQSSSLSPSKKFVVTNSTRVDRAPFATLRDDAGKVLMVLETTDLSALKKAGWQMPETFTVKAADGVTDLYGNMWKPFDFDPKKKYPIIAHVYPGPQTEGVVYRFSAHSQTMQLAQLGFIVIQVGHRGGSPERSKAYHSFGYFNLRDYGLVDKKAALEALAARHSFIDIERVGIYGHSGGGFMSAAAVLQKPYNDFFKAAVASAGNHDNNIYNDNWSETYHGLKEVPVSDGKGTSATTTATDANTGGGKGFGKGTGGRKKGPTPEEALEAELEDLLDSFDPRNEDSVADLERKLAELNAKLAALKNSAAQVQQAPPPRPAGAALPAVTLPAMRFDIHIPTNAELAANLKGHLLLVHGEIDNNVHPANTMRLVDALIKANKRFDMLMIPGARHAFGNAQPYFTQRMWDFFAENLLNDRQTGADINIKDVKRK comes from the coding sequence ATGACTCGCTGCCACGCGGTTGTCGCGATCGTTGTGATCGCGCTCGCTCCCCTCGTTTCCGCTCAAGAGCGGATCACCGGGGCGAATTACCCCCTCGCTCAAAAGTTCGATCGCGACTTCGTGACGCGCAACGTTCAAGAAGCGTCCGTTGCGCCGCAGTGGATCGGCAAGACGGACACGTTCTGGTACGCGGCCCGCACCGCGACCGGGAACCGGTACTGGCGCGTCGACCCCACGAAGAAGGAAAAGGTGCCGCTGTTCGATCACGTGGTGCTGGCCGCGGCGCTCTCGGAAGCGTCGAAGAAGCCGCTCGACGGCGACACGCTCCGGCTGGACCGCGTCGTTGTCGCGGCGGACGGGAAGAAGTTCACCTTCGCGTTCGGTGAGGGCCAATACGAGTACGACCTGGGCGCGAACAAGCTGAAGGCGACCGGCAAGGCGTCCGCGCCCGGGAACGGCCCCCTCAACGCGGAAGCCATCGAGCGCCTGCGCGGGCAGCTCGGCGACGAGCGCGTGAACGAGATGCTCCGCCGGTTGCGCGAGGGCGAAACCGAGCAGAAGAAGGACGACATGGGCGGCGGGACGGGCGGGATGGGCGAGAACCAGCCCAAGAACCCGACCGATCCGGCGTCCGCGTACAAGAACTACTCGCCGGACAAGAAGAAGTACGTCTTCCTGCTGAAGTACAACCTCTACCTCTGCGACGAGGGGCAGCCCGAAGACAAGGCGACGCAGCTCTCGACCGACGGCGCGGAAGAGTACACGTTCGTGGGCGGCTTCGGTGGCGGTGGCGGTGGTGGCGGCGGCTTCGGAAAAGGGAACAACACCGGGAAGGGTGGCACCACCCCGACGGACCGCAAGACGCGGCCCAACGTGACGTGGTCACCCGACTCGAAGGCGTTCTACATCACCCGGTCCGACAGCCGCGGGGTAAAAGACCTCTACCTCGTGGACTCGATCGCCGACCCGCGGCCCAAGCTCGAACAGTACAAGTACCCGATGCCGGGCGAAGAACTCGTTCGAAAGACGGAACTCTACTACTGCGTCGCCGACAGCAAGACGCTCACGCGGATCACGCCGAAGTGGAAGGACGAGCGGTACTCGGACCTGCGCTGGGGGAAGAGCCCGGGCGAACTGCGGTTCATCCGGCGCGACCGGCTCCGGCGGAACCTCGAAATCTGCGCGTTCGATGTGCTCAGCAGCACGTGCAAGTGCCTCGTGAACGAGGCGTTCGACGCCGCGTACCTCGACATGCAGGCGCCGCGCTACATCGAAGAAACCGACGAGTTCGTGTGGTGGTCGGAGCGCAGCGGGTGGGGCCACTTCTACCGCTACGGGCGCGACGGCACGTTCAAGAACGCACTAACGAGTGGCGCGTGGCGCGCGAGCCGGATCGTCGAGGTCGATGCGAAGGCCGGGTTCGTTTACATCATCGGCAACGGGCGCGAACCGGGCGAGAACCTCTACTACACGCACCTCTACCGCGTGAAGCTCGACGGCACCGGCCTGACCTGCCTCGACCCGAGCGAGGAACCGACCGCGGCTTCGGCCGGCTCCACTACGGTTGAAGGGAGCGAGAAGCCGCCCCTGAGTGGCTTCAACCAGTCATCGTCGCTGTCGCCGTCGAAGAAGTTCGTCGTGACCAACAGCACGCGCGTGGATCGCGCGCCGTTCGCCACGCTCCGCGACGACGCCGGTAAGGTGCTGATGGTGCTGGAGACGACCGACCTGTCCGCGCTCAAGAAGGCCGGCTGGCAGATGCCGGAAACGTTCACGGTGAAGGCCGCGGACGGCGTCACCGATCTGTACGGGAACATGTGGAAGCCGTTCGACTTCGACCCGAAGAAGAAGTACCCGATCATCGCCCACGTGTACCCGGGGCCGCAAACCGAGGGCGTCGTGTACCGGTTCTCGGCCCACAGTCAGACGATGCAGTTAGCGCAACTCGGGTTCATCGTCATTCAAGTGGGGCACCGCGGCGGCAGCCCGGAGCGGTCGAAGGCGTACCACTCATTTGGTTATTTCAACCTCCGAGACTACGGGCTGGTGGACAAGAAAGCCGCCCTCGAAGCGCTCGCTGCGCGACACAGCTTTATCGATATCGAGCGCGTGGGGATCTACGGGCACTCGGGCGGCGGGTTCATGTCGGCCGCGGCGGTGCTGCAGAAACCCTACAACGACTTCTTCAAGGCCGCGGTCGCCAGCGCCGGTAACCACGACAACAACATCTACAACGACAACTGGTCCGAGACCTACCACGGTCTGAAAGAGGTTCCGGTCAGCGACGGGAAGGGCACTTCCGCCACGACCACCGCGACCGACGCGAACACCGGGGGCGGAAAGGGCTTCGGGAAGGGAACGGGCGGGCGCAAGAAGGGTCCGACGCCGGAGGAGGCGCTGGAAGCCGAACTCGAAGACCTCCTCGATTCGTTCGACCCGCGGAACGAGGACTCGGTCGCGGACTTGGAGCGCAAACTCGCGGAACTGAACGCGAAACTGGCCGCGCTCAAGAACTCGGCGGCCCAGGTGCAACAAGCGCCGCCGCCGCGCCCGGCGGGGGCCGCGCTCCCGGCAGTCACGCTGCCGGCGATGCGGTTCGACATCCACATTCCGACGAATGCGGAACTGGCCGCGAACCTGAAGGGCCACCTACTGCTCGTTCACGGGGAGATCGACAACAACGTTCACCCCGCCAACACGATGCGCCTCGTGGACGCGCTCATCAAGGCGAACAAGCGGTTCGACATGCTGATGATCCCGGGTGCCCGGCACGCTTTCGGGAACGCCCAGCCGTACTTCACGCAGCGGATGTGGGATTTCTTCGCAGAAAATTTGCTGAACGATCGCCAAACCGGGGCGGACATCAACATCAAGGACGTTAAGCGTAAGTAA